From Edaphobacter lichenicola, one genomic window encodes:
- a CDS encoding glycoside hydrolase family 3 C-terminal domain-containing protein, with protein MHRFNRSVSIVSVLAVVSIPQLLQAQQGYRFQDTHLPAEERITDLIGHMTLEEKVQALSTNPTIPRLGVVGTQHVEGLHGLALGGPGGWEGKNLPVIPTTQFPQSRGLGQTWDPALVQKAAAAEGYETRYAYGKYHRGGMVVRAPNADLSRDPRWGRSEESYGEDPFLVGTMATAFTRGLQGDDPHVWLTASLLKHFLANSNEDGRDGSSSNFDERLFREYYSVPFRMAIQQGGANAMMTAYNGWNGVPMIENPVLRFTVMKEWGFDGILCTDGGALTNLVTHHHAFKTMSEAAAAAIHAGINQFLDDYRQPVMDALKQNLITEQEIDANIRGVFRVMLRLGMLDPAEHIPYAKIGTLDQAKGDPWNWPERHALVRQVTDESIVLLKNENNILPLRPDNAKNIVVIGPLADRVALDWYSGTPPYIVTPLAGIRTRAGSSSSVTFSKGDDPNEAAALAAKADVAIVIVGNHPTCDAGWFKCALPSEGKEAIDRKSLTLEQEELVKAVYAANSKTVVVLQTSFPYTTNWTQEHIPAILQITHNSEEQGNALADVLFGDYNPAGRLTQTWVSSIDQLPPMMDYDLRHGRTYLYLKQKPLYAFGFGLSYTTFAYSNLRVSPSSLAPNGDLTVSVDIRNTGARDGDEVVQLYVAYPHSAVSRPIEELRGFERTHIRAGESKAVTLHLPAQSLGYWSQTQHAFVVEPGPIELRIGASSDDIKLSKTLNVAR; from the coding sequence ATGCATAGGTTCAACCGATCCGTCTCCATCGTGTCTGTACTCGCTGTCGTCTCCATTCCTCAACTCCTCCAGGCGCAGCAGGGGTATCGCTTTCAGGACACGCATCTCCCCGCCGAAGAACGCATCACCGACCTGATCGGCCATATGACGCTCGAGGAAAAAGTGCAGGCGCTCAGCACAAACCCAACCATCCCCAGGCTTGGCGTGGTCGGAACACAGCACGTTGAAGGGCTGCACGGGCTCGCCCTCGGAGGTCCTGGCGGATGGGAGGGCAAGAACCTCCCCGTCATTCCCACGACACAGTTCCCCCAATCGCGCGGACTCGGCCAGACTTGGGATCCCGCGCTCGTCCAGAAAGCCGCCGCTGCTGAAGGCTACGAAACTCGCTACGCCTACGGTAAATACCATCGTGGCGGCATGGTCGTCCGCGCACCTAACGCCGACCTCAGTCGCGATCCCCGCTGGGGCCGCAGCGAAGAGTCTTATGGCGAAGATCCGTTCCTGGTCGGAACCATGGCTACTGCCTTTACCCGCGGCCTGCAGGGCGACGATCCGCACGTCTGGCTCACCGCGTCGCTCCTGAAGCACTTCCTCGCCAACAGCAATGAAGACGGCCGCGACGGTTCCTCCTCGAACTTCGACGAGCGCCTCTTCCGCGAGTACTACTCAGTCCCCTTCCGCATGGCCATCCAGCAGGGCGGGGCCAATGCCATGATGACCGCCTACAACGGATGGAACGGCGTACCGATGATCGAAAATCCTGTGCTTCGCTTTACAGTCATGAAGGAGTGGGGATTCGACGGTATCCTTTGCACTGACGGCGGCGCTCTCACCAATCTTGTCACCCATCACCATGCCTTCAAAACCATGTCCGAAGCCGCCGCGGCTGCAATTCACGCCGGTATCAACCAGTTCCTCGACGACTACCGCCAGCCCGTCATGGACGCGCTCAAACAGAACCTCATCACCGAGCAGGAGATAGATGCCAACATCCGCGGCGTCTTCCGTGTCATGCTGCGGCTAGGCATGTTGGACCCTGCAGAGCATATTCCCTATGCCAAAATCGGCACCTTAGATCAAGCCAAAGGTGATCCCTGGAACTGGCCTGAGCGACACGCTCTCGTACGTCAGGTCACCGACGAGTCCATCGTGCTTTTGAAGAACGAAAACAACATCCTTCCCCTTCGTCCCGACAACGCAAAAAACATCGTAGTCATCGGCCCACTCGCCGATCGTGTAGCACTTGACTGGTACAGCGGTACTCCCCCCTATATCGTGACGCCGCTCGCAGGAATCCGAACACGGGCTGGATCTTCCTCCTCTGTCACCTTTTCGAAAGGCGATGATCCAAACGAAGCTGCCGCTCTTGCCGCCAAAGCCGACGTAGCCATCGTGATCGTGGGTAACCACCCTACTTGCGACGCTGGATGGTTCAAATGCGCACTGCCGAGCGAGGGCAAAGAAGCGATTGATCGCAAGAGTCTCACCTTGGAGCAGGAGGAGCTCGTCAAGGCTGTCTACGCCGCCAATTCCAAGACCGTTGTTGTACTGCAAACGAGCTTCCCTTACACGACCAACTGGACCCAGGAGCATATACCAGCCATCCTGCAGATCACTCACAACAGCGAAGAGCAGGGAAACGCCCTCGCGGACGTGCTCTTCGGTGACTACAACCCAGCGGGACGTCTAACCCAGACCTGGGTTAGCTCCATCGATCAGCTTCCTCCCATGATGGACTACGATCTTCGCCACGGACGAACTTACCTTTATCTGAAGCAGAAGCCTCTGTATGCCTTCGGCTTCGGTCTCAGCTATACGACTTTCGCCTATTCGAATCTGCGCGTCAGCCCATCCAGCCTCGCGCCGAACGGCGACCTGACCGTCAGCGTTGACATACGCAACACAGGTGCGCGAGATGGTGACGAAGTCGTTCAACTCTACGTCGCCTATCCTCACTCAGCCGTGTCGCGTCCCATCGAAGAGCTAAG
- a CDS encoding SGNH/GDSL hydrolase family protein, giving the protein MKVATSLLLSGALSFIASAGIAQSSTVPASPQAVDPIYILPPASLNTQQVSTLQKLGADWPQLGRYREENAKLPPPETGESRIVFMGDSITDSWGRNVPTPFFPGKSYINRGISGQTTGQMLVRFRQDVIDLSPAAVLILAGTNDLAGNTGLSSLQMIEDNLQSMCESAKAHGIRVILASVLPVSDYPWRRGLHPAAEVRQLNDWIKHYTQSNGFVYLDYYSAMTNDQGGLDAGVSPDGVHPNAAGYAIMAPLAEKAIQQPVNQTTVPTITK; this is encoded by the coding sequence ATGAAGGTTGCAACTAGCCTCCTGCTTTCTGGTGCTCTTTCGTTCATTGCCTCTGCCGGTATTGCTCAGAGTTCAACCGTCCCCGCGTCGCCCCAGGCCGTCGATCCCATCTACATACTCCCCCCCGCCTCATTGAACACCCAGCAGGTATCCACACTGCAAAAGCTCGGCGCTGACTGGCCACAGCTCGGTCGCTATCGCGAGGAGAACGCAAAGCTACCTCCGCCCGAAACAGGCGAGTCTCGCATCGTCTTTATGGGCGACTCCATCACCGACTCGTGGGGCCGCAACGTCCCCACTCCATTTTTTCCCGGCAAGTCCTACATCAATCGCGGGATCTCCGGCCAGACCACAGGTCAGATGCTCGTACGCTTCCGCCAGGATGTCATCGACCTTTCGCCGGCAGCTGTCCTGATCCTTGCCGGAACCAACGATCTCGCAGGCAATACTGGCCTCTCGTCACTTCAGATGATCGAAGATAACCTGCAATCAATGTGCGAATCCGCGAAGGCTCACGGCATTCGCGTCATCCTGGCGTCTGTTCTTCCGGTTAGCGACTATCCATGGCGTCGCGGTCTCCATCCCGCCGCTGAAGTCCGTCAACTCAACGACTGGATCAAACACTACACACAGTCTAACGGATTCGTTTACCTCGACTACTACTCCGCGATGACCAATGATCAGGGAGGCCTCGACGCCGGCGTCTCCCCCGATGGTGTCCATCCAAACGCTGCCGGCTACGCCATTATGGCGCCGCTTGCCGAGAAGGCCATCCAACAGCCGGTCAACCAGACGACGGTGCCAACAATCACCAAATAA